Proteins co-encoded in one Corynebacterium lujinxingii genomic window:
- the thpR gene encoding RNA 2',3'-cyclic phosphodiesterase, with protein sequence MRRLFAAIVPPADVREHLITALRPIRDFSGTEVRWADPDNWHITVAFYGSQPNDAMLVTDHLAQATAFTRPLRLHLRGAGCFDRRTLWIGVGGDKAPLKDLMADCQLDPDTRRRQRAHLTVARTGTRTRDPLLLDDHAHALAIYTGPEFAVDEVLLLESHLGKGRSGGPKYDVVDKFYLR encoded by the coding sequence ATGAGACGCCTCTTCGCAGCGATCGTCCCACCGGCCGATGTTCGCGAACACCTCATCACCGCCCTAAGACCCATCCGGGATTTCTCCGGCACCGAGGTGCGCTGGGCCGACCCCGACAACTGGCACATCACGGTCGCGTTCTACGGCTCACAACCCAACGACGCGATGCTGGTCACCGACCACCTCGCCCAAGCCACCGCCTTCACCCGGCCTCTCCGCTTACATCTGCGGGGCGCCGGGTGTTTTGATCGGCGCACCCTCTGGATCGGCGTCGGCGGCGACAAAGCGCCCCTCAAAGACCTCATGGCCGACTGCCAACTCGACCCCGACACGCGCCGCCGCCAGCGCGCCCACCTCACCGTTGCGCGCACCGGCACCCGCACCAGGGACCCATTGCTTCTCGACGACCACGCCCACGCCCTCGCCATCTACACCGGCCCCGAATTCGCCGTCGACGAAGTGCTGCTTCTGGAGTCGCACCTGGGCAAGGGGCGCAGCGGCGGGCCGAAGTACGACGTGGTGGATAAGTTCTACTTGCGTTAA